Proteins encoded within one genomic window of Brachybacterium muris:
- a CDS encoding ABC transporter permease, with translation MIRRFLTNPKVIIGLSIIGFFTLVALLGKPFATHVLGSTPQSIFPDAMGQPPSWDHPMGTTVSGQDVLTWMLHGTYNSMFVGFASAIIASLIAIAMGTAAGFLGGVVDRLLNGIILIFQNIPSFPVLIIAATFWREMPLIIVSVLIGLFEWTGGARRIRAQALSLRGRDFTTALRTIGESKLRIVFVEVMPHLFGILSPIFLTLIAAGVGMQASMAMLGIGSAAEPSWGLIINYAFGMNALFRGMWWWFVPPGLCLAFLGFATTMVNFGLDEITNPTLSSKRMSLMRKFLKRNRRPADAPSSDSTGGSSAVPAPSGAAS, from the coding sequence ATGATCCGTCGCTTCCTCACCAACCCCAAGGTGATCATCGGCCTATCCATCATCGGCTTCTTCACCCTGGTGGCCCTGCTGGGCAAGCCCTTCGCCACCCACGTGCTGGGCAGCACCCCCCAGTCGATATTCCCCGACGCCATGGGGCAGCCACCCAGCTGGGACCACCCGATGGGCACCACCGTCTCCGGGCAGGACGTGCTGACCTGGATGCTGCACGGCACCTACAACTCCATGTTCGTCGGCTTCGCCTCGGCGATCATCGCTTCCCTGATCGCGATCGCGATGGGCACGGCAGCCGGGTTCCTGGGCGGTGTCGTCGACCGGCTCCTCAACGGGATCATCCTCATCTTCCAGAACATCCCTTCTTTCCCCGTGCTGATCATCGCCGCGACGTTCTGGCGTGAGATGCCGCTGATCATCGTGTCGGTGCTGATCGGGCTGTTCGAATGGACCGGAGGCGCGCGTCGTATCCGGGCCCAGGCCCTCAGCCTGCGCGGACGGGACTTCACCACTGCGCTGCGAACGATCGGCGAGTCCAAGCTGCGGATCGTGTTCGTGGAGGTGATGCCCCACCTGTTCGGCATCCTCTCGCCCATCTTCCTGACCCTCATCGCAGCCGGCGTCGGCATGCAGGCGTCCATGGCGATGCTCGGCATCGGCAGCGCTGCCGAGCCCAGCTGGGGACTGATCATCAACTATGCCTTCGGGATGAACGCCCTGTTCCGCGGGATGTGGTGGTGGTTCGTCCCACCTGGTCTGTGCCTGGCCTTCCTCGGCTTCGCCACCACCATGGTCAACTTCGGCCTCGACGAGATCACGAACCCGACGCTCAGCTCGAAGCGGATGAGCCTGATGCGCAAGTTCCTCAAGCGCAACCGTCGCCCTGCTGACGCCCCCTCGTCCGACTCCACTGGTGGATCCTCCGCCGTTCCCGCCCCGTCCGGAGCCGCCTCATGA
- a CDS encoding ABC transporter ATP-binding protein, with the protein MNIPETTTAPTDTTGHEDEVMDTSQVVVETSAQIAERLERSELLLEARGLDVTYVTEDGEIPACKDIDIELRRGEILGIAGESASGKSTLLNALSRLQRPPAVTSAGSVIFHPADGGPVDLTALSEEQLRRYRWDSLSIVMQSAMASLNPVLRLDTQFIDVIMEHDSSMTKDSARQRAGELLEMVGIPAGRLKSYSYQLSGGMQQRALIALSLASNPEVVFMDEPTTAVDVVMQRQILTQILQLQAALGFAIVFVTHDLSLLLEISDRVAIMYAGRIVEIGMPKQLYAEAQHPYTRGLRASFPPLSEPIKRLEGIPGTPPDLLDLPPGCSFAPRCPLAFDRCHEERPVLRRSKGGVAACHLVERDEVGLQDAVKEMER; encoded by the coding sequence ATGAACATTCCCGAGACCACCACTGCTCCCACCGACACCACCGGCCACGAGGACGAGGTCATGGACACCTCGCAGGTCGTGGTGGAGACCTCCGCACAGATCGCTGAACGACTGGAGCGCTCCGAGCTGTTGCTGGAAGCCCGAGGCCTGGACGTCACCTACGTGACCGAGGACGGGGAGATCCCGGCCTGCAAGGACATCGACATCGAGCTGCGCCGCGGGGAGATCCTGGGCATCGCCGGTGAGTCCGCCTCCGGGAAGTCCACACTGCTCAACGCCCTCTCGCGCCTCCAGCGACCTCCGGCCGTGACCAGCGCGGGGTCGGTGATCTTCCACCCCGCCGACGGCGGGCCGGTGGACCTGACCGCCCTCAGCGAGGAGCAGCTGCGCCGCTACCGGTGGGACTCCCTGTCCATCGTGATGCAGTCGGCGATGGCCTCTCTGAACCCCGTGCTGAGGCTGGACACCCAGTTCATCGACGTGATCATGGAGCACGACTCCTCGATGACCAAGGACAGTGCCCGGCAACGAGCAGGCGAGCTGCTGGAGATGGTGGGCATCCCCGCGGGGCGACTGAAGTCGTACTCGTACCAGCTCTCCGGTGGCATGCAGCAGCGCGCCCTGATCGCGCTCTCCCTCGCCTCGAACCCCGAAGTGGTGTTCATGGACGAGCCCACCACTGCGGTGGATGTGGTGATGCAACGACAGATCCTCACCCAGATCCTGCAGCTCCAAGCGGCTCTGGGATTCGCGATCGTCTTCGTCACCCACGACCTTTCGCTGCTGCTGGAGATCTCCGACCGCGTCGCCATCATGTACGCGGGCCGGATCGTCGAGATCGGCATGCCGAAGCAGCTGTACGCCGAGGCCCAGCATCCTTACACCCGTGGTCTCCGCGCCTCGTTCCCTCCCCTGTCCGAACCGATCAAACGGCTCGAGGGGATCCCCGGGACTCCTCCGGACCTGCTGGACCTGCCGCCGGGCTGTTCCTTCGCCCCACGATGCCCCCTGGCCTTCGACCGCTGTCACGAGGAGCGTCCCGTCCTGCGCCGCAGCAAGGGGGGCGTGGCGGCATGCCACCTCGTCGAGCGCGACGAGGTGGGGCTGCAGGATGCCGTGAAGGAGATGGAACGATGA
- a CDS encoding ABC transporter ATP-binding protein, translating into MTDNATAPVFETRDLSVHFRVDSPRGKVTVRALDGIDFTLHRGEISALVGESGSGKTTLARVFSLIYQPTSGEVLVNGIPLAKASRDERKYYRDVQLIFQDPFASLNALKKIRHIVERPVRIHRIAKGRKAVTAKVVELLEKVNLSPASRYIDRYPTDLSGGQRQRIAIAKSLAVSPKVLLADEPTSMLDASIRLEVLNLLADLRDEEGLAVLYITHDIASARYLSDRINVMYGGRIIESGPTEQIVSDPVHPYTRLLLDSAPDPAHYKGSGHSAALSSSTAAPVDNSVEVTGCRFANRCPLARPECTDRPIPRYVGPDGRDVLCVLADERPDFISMSPDGHNPTTTPDAAAAAR; encoded by the coding sequence ATGACCGACAACGCGACCGCGCCCGTCTTCGAGACCCGAGACCTCTCCGTCCACTTCCGGGTGGACAGCCCCCGCGGGAAGGTGACCGTCAGAGCGCTGGACGGCATCGACTTCACCCTGCACCGCGGGGAGATCTCCGCACTGGTGGGTGAGTCCGGTTCGGGCAAGACCACCCTGGCTCGGGTGTTCTCCCTGATCTACCAACCCACCTCCGGGGAGGTGCTGGTGAACGGGATCCCGCTGGCGAAGGCTTCCAGGGACGAACGCAAGTACTACCGCGACGTCCAGCTGATCTTCCAGGATCCCTTCGCCTCCCTGAACGCGCTGAAGAAGATCCGGCACATCGTCGAACGCCCGGTGCGCATCCACAGGATCGCCAAGGGCCGCAAGGCCGTCACCGCCAAGGTGGTGGAGCTGCTGGAGAAGGTGAACCTCTCCCCCGCCTCCCGGTACATCGACCGCTATCCCACGGACCTCTCCGGCGGTCAGCGTCAGCGCATCGCCATCGCGAAGTCCCTGGCGGTGAGCCCCAAGGTCCTGCTGGCCGACGAGCCCACCTCGATGCTCGATGCCTCGATCCGCCTGGAAGTGCTGAACCTGCTCGCGGACCTGCGTGATGAGGAGGGCCTGGCTGTCCTCTACATCACCCACGACATCGCCAGTGCCCGGTACCTCTCTGACCGCATCAACGTCATGTACGGGGGACGGATCATCGAGTCCGGTCCCACCGAGCAGATCGTCAGCGATCCGGTCCATCCGTACACGCGGCTGCTGCTCGACTCCGCCCCGGACCCCGCCCATTACAAGGGCTCCGGGCACTCCGCGGCACTGTCGTCCTCCACGGCCGCTCCGGTCGACAACTCCGTGGAGGTCACCGGATGCCGGTTCGCCAACCGCTGCCCTCTGGCCCGCCCCGAGTGCACCGATCGGCCCATCCCCCGATACGTCGGGCCCGATGGCCGGGACGTGCTGTGCGTCCTGGCCGACGAGCGACCAGATTTCATCTCCATGTCCCCCGATGGCCACAACCCAACCACCACCCCTGATGCCGCTGCGGCGGCCCGTTGA
- a CDS encoding ABC transporter substrate-binding protein → MINSKMTRRGVLGALGIGSVGLTAVACSGGSSGGSDGGGNGGGGAGGGIFVVGTGVTATNQFAKNFNRYGGGDTAPGLDLVYEPLFRLSSKDGGQLIPMLAESAEHTEDGLQVTYTLRKDVTWSDGEPFTSKDVLFTLGSIYGDPNPEPAEDEFVWLSAPIETPDEQTVIVKYNSDQRQQEVNLALYYPIVPAHIYQDGDKLEFPQDIMDNPIGTGPATLKSFDTQLVTYEMRDDYWGGTSEVGEVQFVPAGQAGNIETQITQGNVDFAEGGAPGVVTGFASMADTNNYQWIADGASQGVIFMTARPESPMADENVRKALRAAVDYEAVMTASGIGYTLPNYAGVDPVMNESLQQPEFSEPMKMDVEAAKKFLEDSEWTVNAAGNLEKDGKEHPLSLQIQNDNATFMVTMPITVANWKDNLGLTVTFDPKPKDVMDTILSTGTFDMVATGLGYPGSPWSNYTMYNQTIKPIEEETNNGNWGRWYWGEEAEEKMEILVSTLNRPETQDKIAEGVQGVQQAFLEQAPHAPVQGGGTGIMYSTINWTGFPAPADVDYFPRVGGMGNLTHLLMAIKPA, encoded by the coding sequence ATGATCAACTCGAAGATGACCCGCCGCGGCGTGCTCGGCGCACTCGGCATCGGTTCTGTCGGACTCACTGCTGTCGCCTGCTCCGGCGGGAGCAGCGGCGGCTCGGACGGCGGCGGCAATGGCGGTGGAGGTGCCGGCGGCGGCATCTTTGTCGTCGGCACCGGCGTGACGGCCACCAACCAGTTCGCCAAGAACTTCAACCGCTACGGCGGCGGCGACACCGCACCTGGCCTGGACCTGGTGTACGAGCCCCTGTTCCGCCTGTCCTCCAAGGACGGCGGCCAGCTGATCCCGATGCTCGCCGAGTCCGCCGAGCACACCGAGGACGGCCTGCAGGTGACCTACACCCTGCGCAAGGACGTCACCTGGTCCGACGGCGAGCCGTTCACCTCCAAGGACGTGCTGTTCACCCTGGGCTCCATCTACGGTGACCCGAACCCGGAGCCGGCCGAGGACGAGTTCGTGTGGCTCTCCGCCCCGATCGAGACCCCCGACGAGCAGACCGTGATCGTGAAGTACAACTCCGATCAGCGTCAGCAGGAGGTCAACCTCGCGCTGTACTACCCGATCGTTCCGGCACACATCTACCAGGACGGCGACAAGCTCGAGTTCCCGCAGGACATCATGGACAACCCGATCGGCACCGGTCCGGCCACCCTGAAGTCCTTCGACACCCAGCTGGTCACCTACGAGATGCGCGACGACTACTGGGGCGGCACCTCCGAGGTGGGTGAGGTGCAGTTCGTGCCCGCCGGACAGGCCGGCAACATCGAGACCCAGATCACCCAGGGAAATGTCGACTTCGCTGAGGGCGGCGCACCCGGTGTGGTCACCGGCTTCGCCTCCATGGCCGATACCAACAACTACCAGTGGATCGCGGATGGCGCTTCCCAGGGCGTCATCTTCATGACCGCACGCCCCGAGTCCCCCATGGCTGACGAGAACGTCCGAAAGGCACTGCGCGCCGCCGTGGACTACGAAGCGGTGATGACGGCCTCCGGGATCGGGTACACGCTGCCGAACTACGCCGGTGTGGACCCCGTGATGAACGAGTCCCTGCAGCAGCCGGAGTTCTCCGAGCCGATGAAGATGGATGTCGAGGCCGCCAAGAAGTTCCTGGAGGACTCCGAGTGGACGGTCAACGCGGCCGGCAACCTGGAGAAGGACGGCAAGGAGCACCCGCTCAGCCTGCAGATCCAGAACGACAACGCGACCTTCATGGTCACCATGCCGATCACGGTGGCGAACTGGAAGGACAACCTGGGGCTCACGGTCACCTTCGATCCCAAGCCCAAGGACGTCATGGACACCATCCTGTCCACCGGCACCTTCGACATGGTCGCGACGGGCCTGGGCTACCCGGGCTCCCCCTGGTCGAACTACACGATGTACAACCAGACGATCAAGCCCATCGAGGAGGAGACCAACAACGGCAACTGGGGTCGCTGGTACTGGGGCGAGGAGGCCGAGGAGAAGATGGAGATCCTCGTGTCCACCCTCAACCGCCCGGAGACCCAGGACAAGATCGCCGAGGGTGTCCAGGGAGTGCAGCAGGCCTTCCTCGAGCAGGCTCCCCACGCTCCCGTCCAGGGCGGCGGCACCGGCATCATGTACTCCACCATCAACTGGACCGGATTCCCCGCTCCAGCCGACGTGGACTACTTCCCGCGCGTGGGCGGCATGGGCAACCTGACCCACCTCCTGATGGCGATCAAGCCCGCCTGA
- the istA gene encoding IS21 family transposase: protein MVRKIRAKLVLQLRAEGLSGRAISSSQGMSRKSVRAVFEAADAAGIGWGDIADVADEQVYARLFPGRGEHESVFAQPDWEQVHREMARVGVTLKLLHGEYFDATTAAGDPAMGYDRFCRTYQHHVMVTGAASRVGHKAGQSVEVDWSGPTMELADPVTGEVSKVFLFVACLPFSRYAFCFPALDMRQESWLRAHVAMFEALGGTVPRIVPDNLKTGVVKHPREGEIVLNDAYREMAAHYSAAVLPGRVRKPKDKASVENTVAHVATWVIAGLRDQRFTSLPELAAAIGQRMEAYNAEPFQKRPGSRASVFDAEERPLLTPLPAVPYEISTWHYGRRVGRNGHVTFARNFYSAPFAHIGAKVDLRITARTLEIYQGSQRLTSHLLLPETASNEYRTNDADLPAGERFQAWDAQRVRAWADRVGPATVIVIQRIFESVPIVEQGLDPALAVLRLSRRFSVDRVEAACALALTGRVRSPRYAHLHPILATGQDKVAALRPPREEPAEDGGYVRGADYYAGGVR from the coding sequence ATGGTACGGAAGATCAGGGCGAAGCTGGTGCTCCAGCTGCGCGCAGAAGGTCTGTCGGGGCGAGCGATTTCGTCCTCGCAGGGCATGTCCCGCAAGTCCGTGAGGGCGGTGTTCGAGGCCGCTGACGCTGCAGGGATCGGGTGGGGCGATATCGCGGACGTCGCCGATGAGCAGGTGTATGCCCGGTTGTTCCCGGGCCGGGGCGAGCACGAGAGCGTGTTCGCACAGCCGGACTGGGAACAGGTCCATCGAGAGATGGCCAGGGTCGGCGTGACGCTGAAGCTGTTGCACGGCGAGTACTTCGACGCGACCACGGCGGCTGGGGATCCGGCGATGGGGTATGACCGGTTTTGCCGCACCTACCAGCACCACGTCATGGTCACCGGTGCCGCTTCGAGAGTCGGTCACAAGGCCGGCCAGAGCGTGGAGGTCGACTGGTCCGGCCCCACGATGGAGCTGGCCGATCCGGTCACCGGCGAGGTCTCGAAGGTGTTCTTGTTCGTTGCCTGCCTGCCTTTTTCTCGTTACGCGTTCTGCTTCCCGGCGCTGGATATGCGCCAGGAGTCCTGGCTGCGAGCGCACGTAGCGATGTTCGAGGCGCTGGGCGGGACGGTCCCGAGGATCGTTCCGGACAACCTCAAGACCGGTGTGGTGAAGCACCCCCGCGAGGGCGAGATCGTCCTGAACGATGCGTATCGCGAGATGGCAGCGCATTACTCGGCGGCGGTGCTCCCGGGGAGGGTGCGGAAACCGAAAGACAAGGCGAGCGTGGAGAACACCGTCGCGCACGTCGCGACCTGGGTCATCGCCGGGCTGCGGGATCAGCGATTCACGTCCCTGCCCGAACTTGCAGCCGCCATCGGGCAGCGGATGGAGGCCTATAACGCGGAGCCGTTCCAGAAGCGGCCCGGATCCCGCGCCAGCGTGTTCGACGCGGAGGAGCGGCCGCTGCTGACGCCGCTGCCGGCGGTGCCCTACGAGATCTCGACATGGCACTACGGACGACGAGTGGGCAGGAACGGGCACGTCACGTTCGCGCGGAACTTCTACTCCGCGCCGTTCGCGCACATCGGCGCGAAGGTCGATCTGCGCATCACGGCCCGGACGCTGGAGATCTATCAGGGCAGCCAGCGACTGACCAGTCACCTGCTGCTCCCGGAGACCGCGAGCAATGAGTACCGCACCAACGACGCGGACCTACCTGCGGGCGAGCGTTTCCAGGCCTGGGACGCGCAGAGGGTGCGGGCGTGGGCAGATCGGGTCGGGCCGGCCACGGTGATCGTGATCCAGCGGATCTTCGAGTCCGTGCCGATCGTGGAACAGGGCCTGGATCCCGCGTTGGCGGTGCTACGGCTCTCTCGCCGCTTCTCCGTAGATCGGGTCGAGGCGGCCTGCGCACTCGCGCTGACGGGACGGGTCCGTTCACCGCGCTATGCGCATCTGCACCCGATCTTGGCCACCGGGCAGGACAAGGTCGCCGCCCTGCGTCCACCCCGCGAGGAACCCGCGGAAGACGGCGGATACGTCCGTGGCGCCGACTACTACGCCGGAGGTGTCCGGTGA
- a CDS encoding ATP-binding protein: MSVIDNDTKRKLREMGATALLDAIDAQDEAHVLGMSFQERLQLIVDEAHSIFNHGKVEGLIRRAGLRYPGADLRRLDLVEERGLNRNVIAQLATCSFIQRQQNVVFQGFTGSGKSYLGCALAKQACQHRLRAHYIRMPDLEEAWALAKDKPQGQTKFLRKYSTFSLLVIDEWLLDHPDEGMRSMLLELLERRYDTGSTVFCTQYPKKDWHARLGGAVHADAIMDRIVHNTIWIDTGDRNMREHTALPQ; this comes from the coding sequence GTGAGCGTGATCGATAACGACACGAAGCGGAAGCTGCGCGAGATGGGCGCGACCGCGCTGCTGGACGCGATCGATGCCCAGGATGAGGCTCACGTGCTGGGGATGTCGTTCCAGGAACGGCTCCAGCTGATCGTGGACGAGGCGCATTCCATCTTCAATCATGGAAAGGTCGAGGGTCTGATCCGCCGGGCGGGGCTGCGTTATCCCGGAGCGGACCTGCGGCGGCTGGATCTGGTCGAGGAACGGGGACTGAACCGGAACGTGATCGCGCAACTGGCAACCTGCTCCTTCATCCAGCGGCAACAGAACGTGGTCTTCCAGGGCTTCACCGGCTCAGGGAAGTCCTACCTCGGCTGCGCGCTGGCGAAGCAGGCCTGCCAGCACCGGCTCCGAGCCCACTACATCCGAATGCCCGACCTCGAAGAGGCCTGGGCCCTGGCAAAGGACAAGCCGCAGGGCCAGACGAAGTTCCTGCGGAAGTACTCCACGTTCTCGCTGCTGGTGATCGACGAGTGGCTGCTGGACCATCCTGACGAGGGAATGCGTTCGATGCTGCTGGAACTGCTCGAGCGCCGCTATGACACCGGCTCGACCGTGTTCTGCACCCAGTACCCGAAGAAGGACTGGCACGCCCGGCTCGGTGGAGCAGTCCACGCCGATGCGATCATGGACCGCATCGTGCACAACACAATCTGGATCGACACCGGCGACAGGAACATGCGAGAACACACCGCACTGCCCCAGTGA
- a CDS encoding family 20 glycosylhydrolase, with amino-acid sequence MSASTAVTGSGLSTADYRGLSLDVGRKAFSVESIERLLERMAALGFTALKLHLTETHRVGVQLPGFEQLAADDAWTAGDAARIVEAAQGAGIALIPEVDLPSHAGALLVGREHLRLTDRHGTVHPDRLDVSRPESLEFALALTEAAAALFPGDAVHLGGDEFFAAPWEDEDAQRPDRFPTLVEHARHEVGEGATALDSYALFMNALAARVLESGRTPILWNDHVVPASERPLVPITTGAVVDVWIRWRAWTPSVTDYLDSGYRVINSHGDLLYFVLSGDGVPEPHGKRRFGLLAQKFAPRRFMGLAAQDQHIDVPPVPAGAPDPVLGASLSVWCDSPDVLGETETLDLVDTWLVPFAAVMERQ; translated from the coding sequence GTGAGTGCGTCTACGGCGGTGACGGGAAGTGGGCTGAGCACCGCGGACTACCGCGGCCTCAGTCTGGACGTGGGCCGCAAGGCCTTCTCCGTCGAATCGATCGAGCGCCTGCTGGAGCGGATGGCGGCGCTCGGCTTCACCGCCCTCAAGCTGCACCTCACCGAGACCCACCGGGTGGGGGTGCAGCTGCCCGGTTTCGAGCAGCTCGCCGCCGATGACGCCTGGACGGCCGGGGACGCCGCGCGGATCGTCGAGGCGGCCCAGGGGGCCGGCATCGCCCTGATCCCTGAGGTGGATCTGCCCTCGCACGCCGGGGCACTGCTGGTAGGACGCGAGCACCTCCGGCTCACCGACCGCCACGGCACCGTCCACCCGGACCGGCTGGACGTGTCCAGGCCCGAGTCCCTCGAGTTCGCGCTCGCCCTCACGGAGGCGGCGGCCGCCCTGTTCCCGGGGGATGCCGTGCACCTGGGCGGGGACGAGTTCTTCGCCGCCCCATGGGAGGACGAGGACGCCCAGCGACCCGACCGCTTCCCGACCCTGGTCGAGCACGCCCGGCACGAGGTGGGGGAGGGAGCGACCGCGCTGGACTCCTACGCCCTGTTCATGAACGCCCTCGCCGCCCGGGTGCTCGAGAGCGGCCGCACCCCGATCCTGTGGAACGACCACGTTGTCCCCGCTTCCGAGCGTCCGCTGGTGCCCATCACCACGGGTGCCGTGGTGGACGTGTGGATCCGGTGGCGAGCATGGACGCCCTCGGTCACCGACTACCTGGACTCCGGGTACCGGGTGATCAACTCCCACGGCGACCTGCTGTACTTCGTGCTCTCCGGCGACGGGGTGCCCGAGCCCCACGGCAAGCGCCGGTTCGGCCTGCTGGCCCAGAAGTTCGCTCCCCGCCGCTTCATGGGATTGGCCGCCCAGGACCAGCACATCGACGTGCCGCCCGTTCCTGCGGGAGCGCCCGACCCGGTGCTGGGCGCGTCCCTGTCCGTGTGGTGCGACAGCCCCGACGTGCTGGGTGAGACCGAGACCCTGGACCTGGTGGACACCTGGCTGGTGCCGTTCGCCGCCGTCATGGAGCGCCAGTAG